One window of Myxococcales bacterium genomic DNA carries:
- the rplO gene encoding 50S ribosomal protein L15 gives MSDILSRLAPPPGSRTREKRLGRGIGSGLGKTAGRGQKGQKARHGGDFGKTHFQGGQTPIQRRMPKRGFNVPFPVYTVAINVSALDRFETGMVVDEAALRTARLVQGRDVRIKILGEGNLEKALTVSAHAFSKSAQEKIEKAGGKVVVLASSAPPAAAES, from the coding sequence ATGAGTGACATCCTTTCACGCCTGGCGCCGCCGCCTGGCTCCCGCACCCGCGAGAAGCGTCTTGGACGCGGCATTGGCTCGGGTCTGGGCAAGACCGCAGGACGCGGCCAGAAGGGCCAGAAGGCCCGGCACGGCGGTGATTTCGGCAAGACCCACTTCCAGGGCGGGCAGACCCCGATCCAGCGTCGTATGCCCAAGCGCGGCTTCAACGTGCCGTTCCCGGTCTACACGGTGGCCATCAACGTCTCGGCGCTCGATCGCTTCGAAACGGGCATGGTCGTGGACGAGGCTGCGCTGCGCACCGCGCGCCTGGTTCAGGGCCGCGACGTCCGCATCAAGATCCTGGGTGAGGGCAACCTCGAGAAGGCGCTGACGGTCAGCGCTCACGCCTTCAGCAAGTCGGCCCAGGAGAAGATCGAAAAGGCCGGTGGCAAGGTCGTCGTCTTGGCATCGTCGGCGCCGCCGGCGGCTGCCGAGAGCTGA